CCCAAGAAATACGGTGGCCAGGGCATGAACTGGGTTGCGGACTGTGCCGCGATGGGAGAGATCGGTTGCCTGGGCATGGCTGCGGGCTGCTCCTTTGTCATGCCGTCCATCGTCGGCGAAGCCCTGAATACCTTCGGGACCGAGGAGCAAAAGCAAAAGTACCTCAAGCCGATGTTGGAGGGTCATCTGGTATCGGCGGAGGCGCTGACCGAGCCGCGTGGCGGGTCGGATTTCTTCGGCGCCAGCAGTCGCGCGGAAGACAAAGGCGACCATTTCGTCGTCCGCGGCATGAAGCGTTTCATCGTTGGGGCGGAGGGCGCGGACTTCTTCTTGGCCTATGTGCGCACCAACCCGGCCGCCGACGCGCCGGCGCACCAGCGCATCAGCGCCATGATCATCGACCGCAGCCCGGGGGTCGAGGTCAAGTACCTCTACGGACTGATGGGAACCCGCGGCGGCGGCACCGGACGGGTGGTCTTCCGCGATGTGAAGGTGCCGAAAGCCAACCTCATCGGTCCACTCCACGGCGGCGCCCTGGTTTTCAATACCATGATGATTCCAGAGCGCCTGACCAGTGCCGCGCCGTGCACCGGCGGCATGCAAGCGTGTTTGGACGTGGCCATGAATTACGCCGACCGGCGCAAGGCCTTTGGAGCGCCGATTCGGAAGTTCCAGGCGGTCAGCTTCATGATCGCCAAGGCGCAGACGCTGCTCGATGCCAGCCGCGCCATGATCTATCAAGCCGCCCTGGCTGCCGATGCCCAGATCCCCAGTGTGCGCCGCATCGTCTCGGAGACCAAGAAATTCGTCACCGAGGCGGCCTGGGACGTTGCCAACCTCGCCATGCAAGTGACCGGTGGCATCGGCTACACCGACGTCTATCCGATTGAACGCGCCGTACGTGATACCCGCCTGGCGCAGATCTGGACGGGCACGAACGAGATCATGAGCGCCATGATCCAGCACGACCTCTACGATGAGTTTCGCGCGCGCCGCGGGCGCTACCGCGACTTCGAGCAGGACGCCATGCACGCCGACGACTCCGAGAAGATCTTCGACGACGACGACATGTGGAGAGTCTTCGACCAGCAGAAATGACCTGGAGAAACCGATCGCGAGAGCGCTGGCGCGACGGCGAGGCACTCGGTCGCATCCGTTCCACGCGGGAGCCTGGCGGTTGCGGTACGACGTTCGCCGTGCGACTGCCGCCGTGACTCAATACGGCGGGGGACGGCGTGCGATGACGATACCCACTCTTCATGTCCTGTTGGTCGAAGACAGCCGTAGTGATGCCCACCTGATCCGCGCATTGCTGCGCAAATCCAA
This portion of the Candidatus Binatia bacterium genome encodes:
- a CDS encoding acyl-CoA dehydrogenase family protein produces the protein MNEFMLDEQARAIQDKAREFVKNEIDPEYLRRMDRDEIRYPRELYELYAKHRLLGLRFPKKYGGQGMNWVADCAAMGEIGCLGMAAGCSFVMPSIVGEALNTFGTEEQKQKYLKPMLEGHLVSAEALTEPRGGSDFFGASSRAEDKGDHFVVRGMKRFIVGAEGADFFLAYVRTNPAADAPAHQRISAMIIDRSPGVEVKYLYGLMGTRGGGTGRVVFRDVKVPKANLIGPLHGGALVFNTMMIPERLTSAAPCTGGMQACLDVAMNYADRRKAFGAPIRKFQAVSFMIAKAQTLLDASRAMIYQAALAADAQIPSVRRIVSETKKFVTEAAWDVANLAMQVTGGIGYTDVYPIERAVRDTRLAQIWTGTNEIMSAMIQHDLYDEFRARRGRYRDFEQDAMHADDSEKIFDDDDMWRVFDQQK